CGGTACGTCTGGCCCGCGGAGCTCGACCTGATGGCCCGGCTGGCCGGGATGCGGCTGCGGGAGCGGTGGGAGGACTGGGGAGGGCAGCCGTTCACGAGCGACAGCGGCACCCACGTCTCGGTGTGGGAGAAGGTCACGGGCTGATCAGCTCACGGCGGGGTGGCCCTGCCCCGTCCCACCTGTGTCCGGACAGCTCCCATGCTCGCCGCGATCACGAACGCGATGGCGAGTGCCTGGAGCGCGGACAGGGCCTGGTCGAGGATCAGGAAGCCCGCGAGGGCGGCCAGGGCCGGCTCCAGGCTCATGAGGACCGCGAAGGTGGAGGCGGGCAGGCGGCGTAGAGCGAGGAGTTCGAGGGTGTAGGGCAGCACGGACGACATCAGGGCCACCGCTGCGCCCAGGCCCACGGTCACCGGGTCGAGGAGCCTGGTGCCCGACTCCACGATGCCGAACGGCAGGAACGCCAGCGCGCCGACCGCCATCGCCAGCGCGAGGCCGTCGGCCTGCGGGAAGCGACGGCCGGTCCGCGCGCTGAAGACGATGTAGGCCGCCCACATGGTGCCCGCACCCAGGGCGAAGGCGACACCTGTGGGGTCGAGCTCGCCGAAGCCCCCGGCGCCTCCGCCACCGAGCAGGAAGACACCGGCGAGCGCGAGTCCGGCCCAGACGGCGTTGACCGCGCGGCGGGAGACCAGGACGGAGAGCGCGAGGGGGCCGAGGACCTCCAGGGTGACCGCGGGGCCCAGGGGGATGCGGTCGACGGCCTGGTAGAAGAGGCCGTTCATCGCCGCCATGGTGAGGCCGAAGACGACGACCGTGCCCCAGTCGGTGCGCGAGTGGCCGCGCAGGCGGGGGCGGCAGACGAGGAGCAGGACGACCGCGGCGGCCATCAGCCGCAGGGTCACGACCCCGAGCGCACCGGTCCTGGGCATCAGGGTCACGGCGAGGGCGGCGCCGAACTGTACGGAGACACCAGCGGCGAGGAGCAGGCTGACGGGGCCGAGTGCGCCGCGACGGCGCGGGGCGGTCGCCGACGGGTCGGTGACCGGGGTCGGGGAAGCCGGGGCGGCTGCGTTGGAGGTGGTCACGGGGGCGTCCAGGGATCAGCTCGAGGTTTGTCCATCACGATGCACTGCGAAGTCCACGGTAATGGACTTCGACAGGTGTGTGAACCGGTTATACGGCTGTCCCGAATGGCGGACGGTTGGCGGAGGGTTGTTCAGTGGCCTCCCCAGGGCGTCTCGTCCCGGAAGAGCGGCTGCCCTCCGTCGAGGTAGGTGGACCGATATCCGCCGCCCGCCCGGGCCGTCTCCACCCGGGCCGCCTCCACCCGGGCTGCCTCCGCCCCGACCGCCCCTGCCCAGGCCGCCCCCGCGCCGACGGCCTCCACCGGGTTGGCCGCCTCCGTGAACAGCGGCAGCCGCAGCTCGCCGGTGTCCATCACCGCACCGTTCTGCGACCGGTGCAGTCGCGCGTACGCCCCGCCCCACGCCAGCAGCTCCTCATGGCGGCCGACCTCCACGATCCGGCCGTGGTCGACGACGAGGATGCGGTCGGCGTCGGGGGCGAGGTTGAGGTCGTGGGTGATCATGATGGTCGTACGGCCCGCCATCAGCCGGCGCAGCGGCTTGACCACCCGGCGGGCGGCCAGGGCGTCGAGGCCGGTGGTGGGCTCGTCGAGGACGAGGACCGGTGAGTCGCGCAGGATGGCCCGCGCGATGGCGAGGCGTTGCAGCTGACCGCCTGACAGCCGGGCCGAGTTGGGGTCGACCCGGGTGTCATAGCCCTCGGGGAGCCGCGCGATGAACTCGTGCGCGTCGGCCGCCCGGGCCGCCTCGACGATGGCCTGCTCGCTGGCGCCGGGCCGACCGCAGGCGATGTTGGCGCGCACGGTGTCGTGCAGGACGAGCGTCTCCTGGGGCAGGAGGGTGACGTACTCGCGCAGCCGGGCGAGCGGGAAGTCCCGCAGCGGGACGCCGTCCAGGTAGAGCCCGCCGGCGTCGGGGTCGTAGAAGCGCAGGAGCATCTTCGACACCGTGGACTTGCCCGCGCCGCTGGGGCCGGTCACGATCACCAGCTCGCCGGGGTGGACGGTGAACGAGAGCCCGGACAGGGTGACGGTGTCGGCGCCCGGATACCGGAAGCTGACGTCTCGCACGTCGATACGGCCGTCAGGGCGTCCCGTGTCGGTGGGGCGCCGCGGGTCACCGACCGCGGGCCGCACGTCGAGGATCTCGATCAGCCGCTCGGCGCCCGCGGTGGCCGCGTTGACGGTCAGGCCGAGCTGGGCGAGACCGCGGACGGGCGGGTAGAGATAGCCGAGGAACGCGGAGAAGGCGAGGAGCTGGCCGAGGGTCATGCGGCCGGTGGAGATCTCCCAGGCGCCGATGCCGATCACCGCGAGGACGCACACCGTCTCGATGACGGCCACGAGTTGCTCGTACGCCTCGTTGAGCCGCGTCGAGCGGACGGAGGCGCGGAACCAGGCGTTCGCCTCCTCGGCCAGCCGGCGGCGTTCGGCGTCACGGCGGTCGTAGGCCTGAGTGAGGACGATGTTGCCGAGGGACTCCTCGACGACGGAGGTGATCGCGCCGTCGGCGACGCGGCCCTCGCGGGAGACGGACTTGATGGAACCGGAGAAGCGGCGGGCGGCCAGCCAGAACAACGGAGCCAGCACGAAGGTCGCGGTGGCGAGGTCCCAGCGCAGCCAGAACGCGGCGGCCGCGTAGAAGAGCGCGGAGAAGGCCGCCGAGGCGGCGCCGACGAGGCCCGACACGACCATGGTCTCGATCGCCTCGATGTCGCCGGTCAGCCGGGACAACAGGTCGCCCTGGCGGTGGCGTTGGAAGAAGTGCGGCGGCAACTTCTGTACGTGGTCGAAGACAT
This is a stretch of genomic DNA from Streptomyces sp. NBC_00285. It encodes these proteins:
- a CDS encoding ABC transporter ATP-binding protein, giving the protein MGRDGENAEYAKHAGHVESDDEIAYDTPTPTIPARTAFRRFWPLTKGLRRWLVTVWLCTVLAALAETEAILLFGDLTDHALQKGSLAAFWDPAVKWLAVAVAGAVVAYAGNSLAAWATERFVMRLREHVFDHVQKLPPHFFQRHRQGDLLSRLTGDIEAIETMVVSGLVGAASAAFSALFYAAAAFWLRWDLATATFVLAPLFWLAARRFSGSIKSVSREGRVADGAITSVVEESLGNIVLTQAYDRRDAERRRLAEEANAWFRASVRSTRLNEAYEQLVAVIETVCVLAVIGIGAWEISTGRMTLGQLLAFSAFLGYLYPPVRGLAQLGLTVNAATAGAERLIEILDVRPAVGDPRRPTDTGRPDGRIDVRDVSFRYPGADTVTLSGLSFTVHPGELVIVTGPSGAGKSTVSKMLLRFYDPDAGGLYLDGVPLRDFPLARLREYVTLLPQETLVLHDTVRANIACGRPGASEQAIVEAARAADAHEFIARLPEGYDTRVDPNSARLSGGQLQRLAIARAILRDSPVLVLDEPTTGLDALAARRVVKPLRRLMAGRTTIMITHDLNLAPDADRILVVDHGRIVEVGRHEELLAWGGAYARLHRSQNGAVMDTGELRLPLFTEAANPVEAVGAGAAWAGAVGAEAARVEAARVETARAGGGYRSTYLDGGQPLFRDETPWGGH
- a CDS encoding EamA family transporter — translated: MTTSNAAAPASPTPVTDPSATAPRRRGALGPVSLLLAAGVSVQFGAALAVTLMPRTGALGVVTLRLMAAAVVLLLVCRPRLRGHSRTDWGTVVVFGLTMAAMNGLFYQAVDRIPLGPAVTLEVLGPLALSVLVSRRAVNAVWAGLALAGVFLLGGGGAGGFGELDPTGVAFALGAGTMWAAYIVFSARTGRRFPQADGLALAMAVGALAFLPFGIVESGTRLLDPVTVGLGAAVALMSSVLPYTLELLALRRLPASTFAVLMSLEPALAALAGFLILDQALSALQALAIAFVIAASMGAVRTQVGRGRATPP